The genomic region ttgcaactCTTAATTATATCGCTGCATGAATGCAAATTAATACTaactccgttctcgaatatttgtcgcccgttagtacatttttgaactaaaacgcgaCAAATAGCAAAGAATTGAGGGAGTACATCAGATGGCACACACTATCTCTACAAGTAATGAAGTAAACACTGAACACATGATACTTGTCCAGGCCTGCTAATGGGGTGGGTTATGCTATATATCCAGCATTGTTACTCATCCTATCCCTTATTTCAAACTTTACTCTGTAAACagtgcaaaacaatgttttgtACGACCATATGTACGGTCTGTTGGCCATAGCCTTAGGCTATCTCCAACAAATCATGCATATGGTCACAcaaaaacactgttttgcactgtTCACAAAGTAAAGTTTGAAATAGAAGATGAGATAGGAGAGAGGATGGGTAACTTGCTAGAGACGACCTCTCACctcctatttcaaactccactccGTGAATAGTGATGTATGCAGTGCAAAATAGTGTTTTGCACGACATTATACATGATCTGCTAGAGACAACCTTAGAATAGGTTTTATGGGTTTGGTTTTGATATAGAGTTTATTTGGATGGGTGGAAATGGGTTTTGGTAGCTAGGGCGGGGCGGGTTTTCTACATAGGCGGGTTTGGGTTGGGATGGAGCGGGTTGATTTGAGTCATCTTCCCGATTGCCTCGCTCGGGCCTTCCGCGGCCATAGGGGTGACGCCACCCTACCTCTACCGCCGCTTCCATGCCTAGACGTTAGATCTAGGCGCGTCTTGCCCCTCATCTGCTCCTTTGCATCATTCTTTTACCCTTCCCTTTCTCGCTGCCCTTTCCTTTTCTTGCTAGGATTGGAGCACACTCTGCAGTTCGTTGGCACTTGGCAATGCAGTGCTCCATGTTTCTGGTCTATCTTGTACTAATTCCCTCTCTTAATTTCTTCCCAAATTCTCTAGCTCTGAATCATATCCAAAATTAGTCATCCTTTATCTCTTGCCACGCTATGCACTTTTGATGAAAGCTGATAGGCCTCTATCTCCCAGGTGAAGTTGTCTTGCACAAGTGATCTAAGGAGGAAGTGGAGGTACAGGCGTGCATCCATGACGCATCTGCTGCTGCACCGCACTCTGGACGCCACCATCCTGGAGGCCAACCACCTCACTAACCCTAGGTGGCGGCCTGGGATCTTCCACGGTGTAAATCAGTCCAAGAATGACTTATATTTTCTTCATAAAAATGTCAGTAGTAGCTTCTTGCTTTGCTTTATTCGGATTCAACATTTCTGCAGTTCGTGGAGGGGTTTCAAGCACTCGCTGGGTCAGGCTCTTGTGCGGCAGACACGGAGTCATCACTAGTGACCCCGTGAACCCAGGATGGTGCAAGGCTTTCTGCATCTACTGTGCCCACTTCACCTCTCACGGACAAGGAGATCAACCGGCGGCTCGACATCGCAGCTCCCTCCTAAGTGCTCACTGTCTGCGGCTGCCTGCTAGGAGCAGACTATGAAACACAACCCATAGCATACCCGCAATGGTGGGGCAGGTTGGGCCGTTGGGGTGGATTGAAGAGTAGGGTGGGCACTTTTTTACCGTAAACCGAAAACTGAAGcgtaccgaaccgaaccgaaccgaaatttcggttttttGGTAGTTCGGATTCGGTTTTTACATCTGAGAATTTTGGTAttcggtatcgtaatcggttttcaccgtataccgaaccgaaatacaaaaaaaccgaataccaaacatTATCAATTAAACAAATCGACTCTTtgattatgtgaactaaatgtgtgatgcaatcaaattgttattcacttgtttgtatgtgatgtatgatatatatttaaatatttgtacctatataatttttactttttaaaattgTGCGTAATGTGTTGCCTTGTAGCCTTcttgagtataagtttggtattcggtttttaccgaaaaaaccaaagtaaaaaaccgaaaccgaacttatcggtttttcattttctagaaaaccgatCGGCTTCTAATATTTGAAACCCCGAAGTTTTTTAAAACCAAAGAACCGAACCGAAGTTTCAAAAAACCGAATGCCAACCCTATTGAAGAGCATCATTTATGGGTGAGGTTAGGTTGGTAATTTTGTACCATGAGTTGtgggtaggggtggtaatgggctctaaattttTCACTATAAAATTTATGAATCGGATTGGATTAGGATCGGGCTCTATTTCTATtcacttttgaactaaaattaatcAGGGGCTCAAACGAATtatgaagaaacatttggattgtgatccattaccacccctggcTGTGGGACAGGGCGGGTTTAACCCCATGAGCAGGGCTAACTTGTCCAGCTAGATGAAAGTGTATTGGATCAAAGTTGAATAACAGCCAAACAGTACATTTTTCTTAAAGCTATTATTGTGCTTCACTGAGTTACCATGTCTGGTGCAGTGGTGAGAGCCATCTAAGTCACAATCACTAGATCACGGGTTCGAAGCAGCATCTCTGCATTTGCAGGGGAAGGCTTGCCTTGGTTTATCCTTTCTCAAACCCCACTCATGTGGAAGCCTCTGGCACCGAGTCTCCCCTATTATTGTGTTTCTTTATGAATACTtaaagttatatatatatatagttgttTCAGAATGTTATATATTACTAGATTTTACCATTTTTGTTATTGGAATGTAAAGCACAATGAAAAAAAACTACACTGTGACAGCACAGCGGAACCAAAGTAGGCTCAAAGTTAATATGCTACAGAGAGGTATGAAGGTGACAATAAATATATACACTTATTTCAGTAGTAAAGAATCAGAAACAAAACATGCTATCAATATATGACATGCACCACACAGTTATCTTTAATATGTTCCATCTATCGAGTATATGCAACAAAATTATTTACCTGCTGCATTTGCATAAGCAACAAGTATATTTATTGTCTTACCAATGTGCACAGTGATCATTAGACGGAGCACCTAAAAAAGTAATTTTAAATCACAAAGCACCTTAGGTGATCAGTGTCTTACTCTTTTAGGTGGTGTTGTAGTTCCAGCTAGCAAACTAAGTCCCGATGCTGACATGATTGTAGATGAGCGCACAACCTACAAAAGCAGATTATATCAGATGGAACAAGACTGGTCAATTGTGTTCTCAAACAAGAACCAAACCTGACCTTAGGCGCCTCTATTCTAGGAGACTCTGGTTCCAAAGCTGGGGGCAAAGAACCAGCCTGTGGGGGGAAAATATTAATTAGTGAAGATCCAAATTTCAAAAAATGTAAGGTATCCCAATAATTTTACCCTAGCAATTCTCTCTGAGGATTCAATAGCAGGGCGAGGAGTTGATGATGTAACCTGAAAATCATATGAATAACAATCAGCAACGATGAAACAAGAAAGTTGACAAATTCCATAAAATGCATCAAAGTTGGTGTCACTCTGAAATTTGTGCAGCAATGGGAACCTACATTTTTGTTTATAAACAAAGTTGTGCCCTAGGAAGTCACAAGAGGACCCGGCTACCAGGTTCAAACTTCTCACTGGCTTAACATGATAATGTTCATAAATTCATAAGCAGTGAATCAGGCACGTGTTGACTTGCCTGATGAGTCTCAGCTTTCGGGCTCTGATCCAATCTTTTAGTGAATTCACACAAATCATATATTCCTCGTGTTGTCCGATCCTAAGACATTTCAGTATGAGATTAAGAAACAAAATTGAGTCACTGGGAGAAAAATAAGACAGTGAGGTAAATGTCTACTTGAGTATAAGCTAGGCGTCCAAGCTTTGCCTCCTGCAACACAACAGGTAATCAGTTTGTAGTTAGCACTACAAGTGAATCAGTTCATCTTGAACAGAAAGGGAGAAATAAACATGGTACAATGTACCTACCAGACTACGAACTACAAGATGAACTGTTTCCATTTCCTTCTGGAAGGCACTTAGATCTCCATGGATGATTGTGACCTATAAATAATTTCATCAGTCTTACTAAATTACACCAGATCTTGAATTCCTGATAAAAGCAAAGCATATGGGTAAGCCTCAGACCTGTTCCCTTGTGGCTTCTGTAATTTCATGACATTCATCTAAACTACAATCTACACGATCAATCCTTCCTGCAAGATGTCTCCTTGCAACCTGATATGAAAATATTTCATATAAGTAGATTATCAGATGCAACAGTAAGAGTCAAAACATTTAGATGCCACAATCAAGATAAATCAATCTAATGACTGGAGTCATATCTGGTAAGCCTAGGAATCTTTTTCCCCCTTATTGGGTCATGTTTCCTCTTTCCAGTGAAAATATGGCATAAGCACTTGAAAGTATATAGAATTCATCTATATTGAAAAGTATGATTGGTCATTGGTATATGCACATATAGATAGTTTAACAAAACTGGACATAAGCATACTCACACTATTTCTACGTAGTTGATACTTTCAGCCAAAACTTTCACTAAATACTTCCAAATTTATCATGTAAGGCTAACAATTCCCCATAGTTTACTACCTTGTTTAATAAAGAGGGTGTAATGGTCAACTTACTACGTTCTCGAGTTCACTGGTCAAAAGTGCAAATATCATGTATAGAATCATACTGATATACAGAACAACCATCGTAAGAACGGTTCTGTTGTGAATTGTATGTCCTATGATGTTTTAATCCAACAGCCTTTAATCTAATGAGGTGTGTGTTAGACAGTTAGAGTTGGATGATCAAATGAAAAAAAAAAGTTAGCAAACTTTAGAAATTTGTATAGCACCTTATTACTTAGTTTAAGGGGGTATGCATAAGATATGTGAATCACTGCAATGTGCATCTGAGAACCTGAAGGTCTAATAGTAACATCATAGTGAAAGATGGAAGAAGAAACTTACATTAACACTTTCTGAAACCTGATCCACTTGTTTCCCCACAACATTGCAAGCATCAGATAATCCACGCTTCGTCACAAACATCATATCAGAAAGTTTCCACCCCTGTAATCATTGAATTAGCTCTAACGGAATTGACATTGGTCAAATATCAAATGGCACAGTAGGAATACCATTAGCACAGTTTACAGTGTATAATCATTCACTAAAAATGAAAAGAAAGATAACTTGCTTCCTGCAGTACAATCTAATACAGATTTGAATATTTGATTAATATACTTTCTAAGCAACATTAGCCTTTCACCAAATTAAAAACAGAAGATGTACCTTCCATCTTATGAATAAATAGCCAATAGCTCCAATAATAACAGCTGTAATACCATATGCACCAGGCCCTGCAACATGAAAATGTTGCTATCATCAGTAGTTCAGTACAGAAGTCAATGAAGTTACTTTGAAAACTAAAGGATAAAAATCTAactactaaaataaaataaactaccaagtaGTATTATGTGGGAAAAAATGTATCTGTGGTCAAGTACCAAGTCCTAGTAAGCTAGTGCTGTTTTGATCCTTTTATTAGCTGCAATAAAGAAAACTCGGCCGGAGAGGGAAAGACtgccctcccggtattatattaagaagagactgaAACATGGTCTCAGCCGAGAAAATCCCAGAACCCTGGCCCCCATTACTAGCGGGCCGTTACCACCCACTCTGCAATGGCCCAGCCGGAGGGTGGCCTAACCCGGGAGCGGGTGGGGCACAACGAGtgaatttttttaaccaagcccgaaGTTCGCCCCCGAGAGGAATCGAACCCGGGACTTGGAGatgctactcggaagccttaaccattacgctagaggccctttcacgTTAGCGGCAATAAAAGGGAGAAGCTAAGACCTAATAGCATTTTATAAGCAGGGTGGTTGGATAGTTCGAGCTGGGCTGTTTGGATCAGCTAGGGTGTTTTTTAGCAGCTATCTAttagtgtcgggtaccgtaattaggggtacccccaacactcctacacacggctggtaaccaccctcagcacaaactgcaaagactgatgggcacggttcaggtcaagacctcgtctaccaagggacgcaatctcgcctcgcccgagcccggcctcgggcgggaacagtagtcccggacgaattcacgcctcgcccgagggcctcctcaggcggtggatgcgccctcggctcgcccgaagcccagctcgggcaggcttcgtcgagaagcaaccttggccaagtcgccttaccaaccgaccgtgtcgcaggcgcattcaatgcgaagaccgcctgacaccttatcctgacacgcgcgtctcagtcggcaaggtcgaagtgaccgcagtcacttcgccctttcactgaccgacctgacaggaaaacagtgtcgctcgccccgctccgactgctgtgccacccaccggggtaagactgacaacagtcgagttcagcctcgggcgcaacaggaagctccgcctcgcccgaccttaggcctcggcctcgggaggaggtctccgcctcgcccgaccccagggctcggcctcagcctcggcctcgggaggaatcgcgtcctcgcccgaccccggcctcggcctcaggagaagtctccgcctcgcccgaccttggcctcggaccgaccgcgccacaggggatacatcattaccctacccgtagctagctcaggctacgagggaacaagaccggcgtcccatctggctcgccccggtaacaggtaatgatggttccccgcgtgcgtccatgacgtcggtggttctcagccccctacggaagcaaggagacgtcagcaggactccagccgcaccgccagctgtgcttacACAGGGCtcgggcacttctccgacggccacgttatcgcgtacacagggctcaagcatctctccgacagccacgttggcatgtacacagggctcaaacacttctctgccagacacgttagcgcctagtTGCACCcctccattgtacatctggaccctctccttgcatctataaaagggaggtccagggccttcctgcgcgggggggggggggggggggggggtcgcgcggggaagaacgagcaaacgaacaggctcactctctctctcgcgacgcttgtaacccctactacgagcacacccccggtgcaagataatacaagtcgcgtttccccttgtgttccatcttgcgccaatccatctgggcaggggcacgcagcgacaaatttactggttggcttacggaccccccgggtccgaaacgccgacaattagcTATAGTGGTACAGCCTACAGATGAACCAAATAGGGTCTAAGAAAACAACAAGATGAACAAAGAATTTTTTGTCCTTTGGCGAGTGGTTTTCAGATGAAGGCCAGCAGTTAAAAGATCACAGCATGTAGAAGATAAAGCACAGTATAAGTTAGCTTGTAAGAAACATGATAGCAAATCATAGAAAGCACTAACCAGGTCTACCATCAACAGTGACAATAGCAACATGATTTGATTTAGACAACATTTGTAGCTCCTCTCTGAGATAATTGACCTGGAACACTTGACTTAATGAGTATGATATATGCAATTGATGTTGAAGGATAGAAAAAAGCAGAACTTGTCATGCAAAAAACCTGGGTCAACAACTCAGAAGTATGTGGCCTGCTGGTCGACGGCCCATCTTTGCCTTGCTTTGAACTCTTGGTCAAGAACTAAAAACGAGAGGATAAAATAGGTGGTGAGATAAAACTAGCTTATATCAAATTAACAATACTGCCTGTAAGGAGGGGAAGAATAAGCTGATGCCTAAAGACTTAAAAGAGGAGGCATGCAGAGAGATAGGGCAGCGAGGTGATGAGACCTTGAAAGCACCAGAGATTGCATCCTTGAAGTCGGGAAGACCAGACTCACCACCTGTGAGTACTGATCCGATAACTCCTGCAAAGGGGAGAGTGACGGTGACATGGTGTGACAATTAAACACTCCAACTAGTAGCAAGGGCAACTGAATAATATTATTGTCTCGTTGCAATTATTAGGGGACTGCTAGTCATTGGCAATTTGCGAATCAATAAAAAAACAGAACCAGAACGTATTCAATCTAAGGTGGGTGCTGCTAGCTTGTGTAGCATGCAGGTAGCACCCACAAACTAATTAACTGAAGAGACCTTGTCGATGCAGTACACTAGATTGGACTACACTAGCTTCATCTAAAGTGGGTAGCAATTCAATCGGCTCGATTGTCCCAACCCGCAAAGGGACAGCATGCGTCGCGTGGTCGCTGGGCTAGAGCAAGCGAGAAACGGGCCTCGAATCGAAGATAAGGGCGAAGGAAGGGGGCGGGGATCCCGTGCGGAGAGCGGGACGTTCGGAAGCGTACCGGAGCCGATGACGATGGCGATCTTGCCAAGCACCATAGCCGCTAATTGGTGGACTGCAGCGCCACCTCTGCCGCCTTTTGCCTTTGCCTTGCGTCCGCGCCGGGACCCGCGAGGGAGAGGAGGGGTGAATCCAGCACCTCCGGAGGGGAAGGGGGCAGGGACGTCTAGTAGGTAGTAGCTAGGGTTCGTGCGCCAGTTCGGGTTCAGCTAGGTGGCTGGTCAGGCTCGCGCCGACTCGCTCGGTCCATGCATCCTCATCTAAAATATAAAACTCTCCAATGTTATACGAAACTCTCTCACTCTAATTTTCTCTTTATTCAATTTATATCTTCATCTTTATTAAATTGTTTTTATGTCATTATCTATATTatattaaagcatcagtttcgtGGTCCTCCCGCGGCAGTCCAGCACGGCATGTCGGTCTGCTGTGTCGGGCCGGCACGTTAACCCGTCAGGTCATTttgttaaatcagcgtaaaatgttaaaaataataaTGCAAAAGGTGGGTTTAAACCGACGCCCCGATGAAAGAAGAGCGAGGACTAGGTGAAAGTGTCTAACTAGTAGAACATCATAATTAgttatttttaatattgaatataaattgtacatatttaTATACTATTTTTGTAAGATaaaaaatataattatgttgGGACGAGCcaacactacgggccgaggctacagcccaaacaCGGCACGACCCTTGTGCCGGGCTGACCTAGGCACTGTTGATtgggtcgtgcctcgggccggcCCGTCATACACGACTTATTTGGTCATTTATACATCTGcgcgataatgatggtcctcatcTCAGTTGTCGTCATCTCATTCGTCATCCTGCttattttctctctcccctcatgcatccgcctccgcgccaccccattctcgcagcgggcgtgggagcaggcgcctcctccccgtattcgtcgaACACCAGTCCCGACACCAACCCGCGCAGTGTCTATTGCACGTCCATGAGGACGTTTCATAGTATGCGCACACCATCGTTTCCGATgtcgtcggacgtcccgttcgtcttcccggccttcaccctgttcttcctctccaaaCTACTGGCCCTACCCACGGTCGCAACCGCGAGCGACCGATGCTCTTCGACGCGGGTACGAGACAAGTCGGtcttgctcctggcctttcttTGTGCGTGCCaccgaggaggacatggtggcgcctgccacacttaggttatcttggcgatgaggagtccaggtctgagatattggacaatcaAGGCCCGTAGCGCGGCAGTAGTCGTCATATGctatggagttggtggtggtgttgtgtcgcctcgACGGGTCCAGGGCTAggaaggca from Zea mays cultivar B73 chromosome 6, Zm-B73-REFERENCE-NAM-5.0, whole genome shotgun sequence harbors:
- the LOC103630219 gene encoding uncharacterized protein — its product is MVLGKIAIVIGSGVIGSVLTGGESGLPDFKDAISGAFKFLTKSSKQGKDGPSTSRPHTSELLTQVNYLREELQMLSKSNHVAIVTVDGRPGPGAYGITAVIIGAIGYLFIRWKGWKLSDMMFVTKRGLSDACNVVGKQVDQVSESVNVARRHLAGRIDRVDCSLDECHEITEATREQVTIIHGDLSAFQKEMETVHLVVRSLEAKLGRLAYTQDRTTRGIYDLCEFTKRLDQSPKAETHQVTSSTPRPAIESSERIARAGSLPPALEPESPRIEAPKVVRSSTIMSASGLSLLAGTTTPPKRDQPGAFSRTSSMKEGSSELPSGVRSSAEPSPRRSGGSTLFGGLGFLRSYTS